A single region of the Gasterosteus aculeatus chromosome 1, fGasAcu3.hap1.1, whole genome shotgun sequence genome encodes:
- the n4bp2l2 gene encoding uncharacterized protein n4bp2l2 encodes MSHTGSSSTTSGIENHPVSLRGRTTNGTNDSADKAAKLKRNVSSSPDRAVRERALKQVGLTSTSFIGPAFPPSKPSKSTKRKSDFENTLSEFYKELETIDAPDGANDHSGKINAGFVKAPTPSKTSSGRQIRKGSDEVVFNPNNRAGPEGYQEGRGQKQPSWSHWYQNEPYYPRRPRPPGPSQSPWHHPQTLNQPPNPRFHRPPFHRPPPPAAFPNPQGPPSTANHHWSGSGPTNQYQEESHFPTFSCFPPPNVSGHPPRGFYGDSPHHFDSDEWACGYQMHANNGWSRGREEQSSHGVEDYDRSQRYDSENDPWDNHCPPPTNTNAFHSSPVLILMRGLPGSGKSTLARERLAESPDGLILSTDDYFAFRDGYRYEPGLLGAAHEWNQNRAKDAMRDGRSPIIIDNTNVQAWEMKPYVKMAVESGYKVDFCEPETSWKFDFYELERRNKHGVPQEKIAQMMDRFSFPISVDIVMSSQEPVHVNQRLQPEQPPMLRNNREFL; translated from the exons ATGTCTCACACCGGATCCTCTTCCACGACCTCTGGCATTGAAAACCATCCCGTGAGTTTGAGAGGAAGAACAACGAATGGAACAAACGACTCTGCTGACAAAGCCGCTAAATTAAAGCGTAATGTCTCCAGCAGCCCAGACAGAGCTGTGAGGGAGCGCGCGTTAAAGCAGGTAGGGCTCACCAGCACCTCCTTCATCGGGCCGGCGTTTCCTCCTTCAAAGCCTTCAAAGTCAACCAAGCGCAAGTCTGATTTTGAAAACACACTGAGTGAGTTTTACAAAGAGCTTGAGACGATTGACGCACCTGATGGTGCTAACGATCACTCTGGGAAAATAAACGCAGGTTTTGTTAAAGCACCCACACCTTCAAAAACATCTTCAGGCAGACAAATCCGCAAGGGAAGCGATGAAGTAGTTTTTAACCCAAACAACCGCGCAGGTCCAGAGGGCTACCAAGAGGGCCGTGGGCAGAAACAGCCATCCTGGTCACACTGGTATCAAAATGAGCCATACTACCCGAGAAGACCGAGGCCACCCGGTCCATCCCAAAGTCCGTGGCACCATCCCCAAACACTGAACCAACCACCAAACCCACGCTTTCATAGACCCCCATTCCATCGCCCGCCACCTCCAGCTGCGTTCCCAAATCCACAAGGCCCACCATCGACTGCAAATCACCACTGGAGCGGTTCAGGCCCGACTAACCAGTACCAAGAGGAGTCGCATTTTCCAACGTTTTCTTGCTTTCCACCTCCAAATGTGAGCGGTCACCCCCCTCGGGGCTTTTATGGAGATTCTCCACACCACTTTGACAGCGACGAGTGGGCTTGTGGCTATCAAATGCACGCCAATAATGGATGGTCtagaggaagagaagaacaaTCCTCTCACGGGGTAGAAGATTATGACCGATCCCAGAGATACGACTCCGAAAACGACCCGTGGGATAATCATTGCCCGCCTCCCACCAACACGAACGCATTCCATTCTTCCCCGGTGCTGATCTTGATGAGGGGATTACCAGGATCTGGGAAATCAACACTGGCCAG GGAGCGGCTCGCCGAGAGTCCCGATGGGTTGATACTGAGCACAGACGACTACTTTGCTTTCAGAGATGGGTACCGCTATGAACCAGGCCTTCTCGGTGCAGCACATGAGTGGAACCAGAACAGAG CTAAAGATGCTATGCGTGATGGCCGGTCTCCCATAATTATTGACAATACAAACGTCCAAGCTTGGGAAATGAAGCCATATGTCAAAATG GCCGTGGAGAGTGGATACAAAGTGGACTTTTGTGAACCTGAAACCAGCTGGAAGTTTGATTTTTACGAGCTGGAGAG gaggaacaagCACGGCGTTCCACAGGAGAAGATCGCACAGATGATGGATCGCTTCTCCTTTCCAATATCTGTAGACATCGTCATGAGTTCACAGGAGCCGGTTCACGTGAACCAGAGACTTCAACCAGAGCAGCCACCGATGTTGAGGAACAACAGAGAATTCCTTTAG
- the trmt9b gene encoding putative tRNA methyltransferase 9B → MMEEAASQLERDHVHNVYDKIAPYFNDSRYKAWPKVRQFLLDLQPGSIVADIGCGNGKYLHINEEVFKLGCDVCHPLLDFAWSQGHEVQMCDGLHLPYRDGCFDAVLSIAVIHHLSTKERRIRAIKEMARTLQVGGRIMIYVWAMEQKRRRFEKQDIFVPWNPNPHSPRGSAEEHGEPRSRATAQSASEAIDSNADKHRKVRSTSSVADEEADLSPAAPQGGAHRLWFFSRSLDSVCDFGSLVASRSSSRELSTLPPTPGESEGNKASRRGRGLIKRVSSFFSPSPVIGSEEDVFDPVADLHNNNNRGGTQSEGASVSLARECGSLALPDLVPFQREHLVQPGGEREGGPQGKEKRESTTGSLGSEGHVEGSCLRYYHVFREGELAELIQNHIEELCVKHTYFDHANWCVVAEKVRLGKI, encoded by the exons ATGATGGAGGAGGCTGCCAGTCAGCTCGAGCGGGACCATGTGCACAACGTCTATGACAAGATTGCTCCGTACTTCAACGACAGCCGCTATAAAGCCTGGCCGAAGGTCCGGCAGTTCCTGCTGGACCTGCAGCCGGGGAGCATCGTGGCTGACATTG GCTGCGGCAACGGCAAGTACCTTCACATCAACGAGGAGGTGTTCAAGCTGGGGTGCGACGTGTGTCACCCCTTGTTGGACTTTGCATGGAGCCAAGGACACGAGGTCCAGATGTGCGACGGGCTGCATTTGCCTTACAGAGACGGCTGCTTTGACGCCGTGCTCTCTATTGCAG tcaTCCACCATTTGTCCACCAAAGAACGTCGTATCCGAGCAATAAAGGAGATGGCTCGCACCCTGCAAGTGGGCGGGCGCATCATGATCTACGTGTGGGCCATGGAGCAGAAGCGTCGGCGGTTTGAGAAACAGGACATCTTTGTTCCCTGGAACCCCAACCCTCACTCGCCCCGCGGCTCGGCCGAGGAGCACGGCGAACCCAGAAGCAGGGCCACGGCTCAGAGTGCGAGCGAGGCCATCGACAGCAACGCCGACAAGCACAGGAAAGTCCGGAGCACGTCCTCCGTGGCGGACGAGGAAGCAGACCTGAGCCCCGCCGCGCCGCAGGGCGGCGCACACAGGCTGTGGTTCTTCTCCAGGTCCCTGGATTCCGTGTGCGACTTCGGAAGCCTGGTCGCCTCCCGGTCGTCCTCCAGAGAGCTGAGCACTTTACCCCCCACCCCGGGCGAAAGCGAGGGGAACAAGGCCAGCCGGCGCGGGAGAGGCCTCATCAAACGGGTATCGAGCTTCTTTTCCCCTTCGCCCGTGATCGGGTCCGAGGAGGACGTCTTTGACCCCGTCGCAGacctgcacaacaacaacaaccgcggCGGCACGCAGAGCGAGGGCGCCTCGGTGTCGCTCGCCCGGGAGTGCGGCTCTCTGGCCCTGCCGGATCTGGTCCCTTTCCAGAGGGAGCACCTGGTGCAGCccggaggggagagagaaggagggccGCAGGGGAAAGAGAAGCGGGAAAGCACAACGGGTTCTCTGGGGAGCGAGGGCCACGTGGAGGGCTCTTGCCTGAGGTACTATCACGTTTTCAGGGAGGGAGAACTAGCAGAGCTGATCCAGAATCACATTGAGGAGCTTTGTGTCAAACACACCTACTTTGATCACGCCAACTGGTGTGTGGTGGCAGAGAAAGTTCGCTTAGGGAAAATATGA
- the hdac12 gene encoding uncharacterized protein SYNPCC7002_A1628 isoform X1 has product MTCAVISTRLGVKVASAACRCFHTEPVRHESSALPIVHHSKYVCDLPPNHRFPMAKFPRVLHHLIKDQVITEKQVWLPEIASEDLLRCVHTEEYLNNFIGGKTNEQEQRRTGFPWSEGIVRRCRYETGGTVLAAEAALQRGLACSTAGGTHHAFPSYGSGFCLLNDLAVAARYLMGNSSTKRKVLIVDLDVHQGDGTAFIFQEEPDVFTFSVHCGKNFPVRKQQSDLDVSVEDGLEDKEYLSTVEAHLPWLLETFRPDLVLYDAGVDPHRDDELGRLRLTDRGLYQRDLYVMKSVVSRGVPLAAVIGGGYSRDIDVLAARHSIVHRAATQVWRECGM; this is encoded by the exons ATGACCTGCGCTGTAATTTCTACGAGACTCGGCGTTAAAGTCGCTTCGGCCGCCTGCAGATGTTTCCACACTGAACCA GTCCGACACGAGTCCAGCGCACTTCCGATAGTTCATCACAGCAAGTATGTGTGCGACCTGCCTCCCAACCACAGGTTCCCCATGGCCAAGTTCCCCCGGGTTCTGCATCATTTAATCAAAGATCAGGTCATTACAGAGAAACAG GTGTGGCTCCCTGAAATTGCCTCTGAAGACTTACTCCGCTGTGTGCACACTGAGGAATACCTCAACAACTTCATAGGTGGGAAAACGAATGAGCAAGAACAAAGGAGGACAGGTTTTCCCTGGAGTGAAGGTATAGTGAGACGCTGTCGGTATGAAACAG GTGGGACTGTCCTGGCTGCTGAAGCTGCTCTGCAGAGGGGTCTGGCCTGCAGCACGGCAGGAGGGACCCATCATGCGTTTCCCAGCTACGGTTCAGGGTTTTGTCTCCTCAATGACTTGGCGGTTGCGGCCAGATACCTGATGGGCAACTCCTCCACCAAAAGGAAGGTTCTGATTGTGGATCTAGATGTGCATCAG GGCGACGGCACTGCGTTCATCTTTCAAGAGGAGCCGGATGTGTTTACGTTTtctgtgcattgtgggaaaaacTTCCCCGTCCGTAAACAACAGAGTGACCTCGACGTCAGCGTGGAGGATgggctggaggacaaggagtaCCTCTCCACAG TGGAGGCCCACCTCCCTTGGCTGCTGGAGACCTTCCGTCCAGACCTGGTCCTGTACGACGCGGGCGTCGACCCCCATCGGGACGATGAACTGGGGCGGCTCCGGCTCACTGACCGAG GGCTGTATCAGAGAGATCTGTACGTGATGAAGAGCGTGGTGAGTAGAGGTGTTCCTCTGGCCGCCGTCATCGGAGGAGGATACTCGAGAGACATCGACGTCCTGGCCGCCAGACACTCCATCGTTCACAGAGCAGCAACTCAG GTGTGGAGGGAATGTGGAATGTGA
- the hdac12 gene encoding uncharacterized protein SYNPCC7002_A1628 isoform X2 encodes MAKFPRVLHHLIKDQVITEKQVWLPEIASEDLLRCVHTEEYLNNFIGGKTNEQEQRRTGFPWSEGIVRRCRYETGGTVLAAEAALQRGLACSTAGGTHHAFPSYGSGFCLLNDLAVAARYLMGNSSTKRKVLIVDLDVHQGDGTAFIFQEEPDVFTFSVHCGKNFPVRKQQSDLDVSVEDGLEDKEYLSTVEAHLPWLLETFRPDLVLYDAGVDPHRDDELGRLRLTDRGLYQRDLYVMKSVVSRGVPLAAVIGGGYSRDIDVLAARHSIVHRAATQVWRECGM; translated from the exons ATGGCCAAGTTCCCCCGGGTTCTGCATCATTTAATCAAAGATCAGGTCATTACAGAGAAACAG GTGTGGCTCCCTGAAATTGCCTCTGAAGACTTACTCCGCTGTGTGCACACTGAGGAATACCTCAACAACTTCATAGGTGGGAAAACGAATGAGCAAGAACAAAGGAGGACAGGTTTTCCCTGGAGTGAAGGTATAGTGAGACGCTGTCGGTATGAAACAG GTGGGACTGTCCTGGCTGCTGAAGCTGCTCTGCAGAGGGGTCTGGCCTGCAGCACGGCAGGAGGGACCCATCATGCGTTTCCCAGCTACGGTTCAGGGTTTTGTCTCCTCAATGACTTGGCGGTTGCGGCCAGATACCTGATGGGCAACTCCTCCACCAAAAGGAAGGTTCTGATTGTGGATCTAGATGTGCATCAG GGCGACGGCACTGCGTTCATCTTTCAAGAGGAGCCGGATGTGTTTACGTTTtctgtgcattgtgggaaaaacTTCCCCGTCCGTAAACAACAGAGTGACCTCGACGTCAGCGTGGAGGATgggctggaggacaaggagtaCCTCTCCACAG TGGAGGCCCACCTCCCTTGGCTGCTGGAGACCTTCCGTCCAGACCTGGTCCTGTACGACGCGGGCGTCGACCCCCATCGGGACGATGAACTGGGGCGGCTCCGGCTCACTGACCGAG GGCTGTATCAGAGAGATCTGTACGTGATGAAGAGCGTGGTGAGTAGAGGTGTTCCTCTGGCCGCCGTCATCGGAGGAGGATACTCGAGAGACATCGACGTCCTGGCCGCCAGACACTCCATCGTTCACAGAGCAGCAACTCAG GTGTGGAGGGAATGTGGAATGTGA